A window of the Sphingobium sp. CAP-1 genome harbors these coding sequences:
- the pfkB gene encoding 1-phosphofructokinase — protein MAVLTLTLNPAIDQTVTLDHLIPGAVHRARAVRQDAGGKGINAASCLADWGMAVTVMGLLGSENAAPFDALFAAKPIIDRCLRHPGSIRVNLKIVDGNGTTDINMDGAPVAQAGVDAVGAALEAQAQAGDVVILSGSLPPGCPPDIYARLTAMLRARGAIVLLDSSGPALRHALDGAVLPTILKPNLHELVEWHGAPLDTPHAIATAAASLLERGVDLVAVSMGDQGALFLTRRETLRARLVSDHVESTVGAGDAMVAGLAAALAEGAGLERMARLSTAFAVGKLGQAGPHLPARDRVEALAARVETEILMGEKQ, from the coding sequence ATGGCTGTCCTCACCCTGACCCTCAACCCGGCGATCGACCAGACGGTGACGCTCGATCACCTGATTCCCGGCGCGGTGCATCGCGCCCGCGCCGTGCGGCAGGACGCCGGTGGCAAGGGGATCAATGCCGCCAGTTGCCTTGCCGACTGGGGCATGGCGGTGACGGTCATGGGGCTGCTGGGCAGCGAAAATGCCGCGCCCTTCGACGCGCTGTTCGCCGCGAAGCCGATCATCGACCGCTGCCTGCGGCATCCGGGCAGCATACGCGTCAATCTGAAGATCGTCGACGGCAACGGCACGACCGACATCAATATGGACGGCGCCCCCGTCGCGCAGGCGGGCGTCGACGCGGTCGGTGCGGCACTGGAGGCCCAGGCACAGGCCGGGGATGTCGTCATCCTGTCGGGCAGCCTGCCACCTGGATGCCCACCCGATATCTATGCCCGCCTGACCGCCATGCTGCGCGCCAGAGGGGCGATCGTGCTGCTCGACAGCAGCGGCCCGGCGCTGCGCCATGCGCTGGACGGCGCCGTGCTGCCCACTATTCTGAAGCCCAATCTGCATGAACTGGTGGAATGGCATGGCGCTCCGCTCGACACGCCGCACGCGATCGCCACCGCCGCCGCATCGCTGCTGGAACGCGGGGTCGACCTCGTCGCGGTGTCGATGGGCGATCAGGGCGCGCTGTTCCTGACCCGCCGGGAAACGCTGCGCGCACGCCTTGTGTCGGATCATGTCGAAAGCACGGTCGGTGCCGGCGACGCGATGGTCGCGGGTCTGGCCGCCGCCCTTGCGGAGGGCGCGGGTCTGGAGCGCATGGCGCGTCTGTCGACCGCCTTTGCCGTCGGAAAACTGGGGCAGGCGGGACCGCATCTGCCCGCCAGGGACAGGGTCGAGGCGCTCGCCGCCCGCGTCGAGACGGAGATTCTCATGGGAGAGAAGCAATGA